GTGAAGTTCGCGGGCGCCCGCGTTCCGGATTCGGATCTGCGCAGCCACCTCGAGACCGCCTTCGTGCTCGTGGACTCGTACGGCGTCGCCGGCCTGAACGCGGCGCTCGCGAGCGCGACCGGCGCACCGGAGCCGCTACGCGAAGCCGAACCGGCGGCCTGACGGCGGGCTTCCGCGATGCACTTCGCGCATCCCGCCATCCTCTTCGGCCTGGCCTTGCCGGCGCTATGGCTGTTCCTGGCGCTACGCCCCGAGCGAGCCGGCGGCCTGCCGCTCCCCACCTTTCGCTACCTTCCGGGTTCCGCCGACCGGTCACGGCGCGGCCGTATCCTCCTGGCCATGCGGGCGGTCGCGCTGGCCCTGCTGATCTGCGCGCTCGCTGGCCCCAGGCGGCCCGGGGAATGGATCGTGGACCGGCGCTGGGGCGTGGACCTGATGCTCGCCCTCGACCTCTCGGGTTCGATGGCCGCCGAGGACCTGGCGCCAAACCGCTACGAAGCGGCCAAGCGGGTGCTGGCCGACTTCGTGGCCCGGGTATCCGACCAGCGCATCGGCCTGGTGGTGTTCAAGGCGCGGGCTCTCACGGTGAGCCCCCTCACCACCGACGCCCAGGTCGTGAGCGCAAGCGTCGCCGGCCTCGATCCGGACGCCCTGGCCGAGGACGGCACGGCCATCGGCGACGCGGTCGGCACGTGCCTCAATCGCCTGGCCGAGAGCAAGGCGCGCCACAAAATAGTCGTTCTCTTGACCGACGGCGAGAACAACTCGGGGCAAATGTCGCCCCTGATGGCCGCGGCGATAGCCCGCACCCGCGGCGTGCGCATCGACACCGTCGCGGTGGGGCGGTCCGGCGGCGCCCCGGTTCCTTACGTAGATGCGTTCGGGCGGAAGCGCTACCACCAGAACCGGGACGGCACGGTGTTCATGACCCGCATGGACGAATCGACGCTGGCCCGAATGGCCGCATGGACGGGCGGCAACTTCTTCCGCGCGACCGATACGGCGGC
This window of the Candidatus Tanganyikabacteria bacterium genome carries:
- a CDS encoding VWA domain-containing protein encodes the protein MHFAHPAILFGLALPALWLFLALRPERAGGLPLPTFRYLPGSADRSRRGRILLAMRAVALALLICALAGPRRPGEWIVDRRWGVDLMLALDLSGSMAAEDLAPNRYEAAKRVLADFVARVSDQRIGLVVFKARALTVSPLTTDAQVVSASVAGLDPDALAEDGTAIGDAVGTCLNRLAESKARHKIVVLLTDGENNSGQMSPLMAAAIARTRGVRIDTVAVGRSGGAPVPYVDAFGRKRYHQNRDGTVFMTRMDESTLARMAAWTGGNFFRATDTAALEATYARIARLTRSEVEQHRRRGVVDAAFLFLVPALLLLALELALALGPWRVLRARVGHA